In Acidobacteriota bacterium, a single genomic region encodes these proteins:
- a CDS encoding NAD(P)H-dependent oxidoreductase: protein MNRGETLHILAASGSSRPGNYTRRVLALAVDELQIRHQVQVDLIDLSTSDFPFPGQGPSQATHRAQDLVKGAAGILLATPEYHGSYSSAMKRFIENLGFPSTLAGKPVALLGAAAGQIGAVKALEHLGSVCSHVGAFVLPGPVSVARVQKVFDGEGRCLDAAIEKRIRGLATHLMDYIDNRSCPRATLEQSVRGARTERTLQSSS, encoded by the coding sequence ATGAATCGCGGCGAAACCCTTCACATCCTGGCCGCGTCGGGCAGTTCCCGGCCCGGCAACTACACCCGCAGGGTGCTGGCGCTGGCGGTCGACGAACTGCAAATCAGGCACCAAGTCCAGGTGGACCTGATCGATCTCTCCACCAGCGATTTTCCCTTCCCGGGGCAGGGCCCGTCCCAGGCTACCCACAGGGCGCAGGACCTGGTCAAGGGGGCTGCCGGGATTCTGTTGGCTACCCCTGAATACCACGGCAGCTACAGCAGCGCCATGAAGCGGTTCATCGAGAACCTGGGATTCCCCTCCACCCTGGCCGGCAAGCCGGTGGCCCTGCTGGGAGCCGCGGCCGGCCAGATCGGCGCGGTCAAGGCGCTGGAGCACCTGGGCAGCGTCTGCTCCCACGTGGGAGCCTTTGTTCTGCCGGGACCGGTTTCGGTCGCCCGGGTCCAAAAGGTCTTCGACGGGGAAGGCCGGTGCCTGGATGCGGCCATCGAAAAGCGGATTCGGGGTCTGGCTACCCACCTGATGGACTACATCGACAACCGCAGCTGTCCACGCGCAACCCTGGAGCAATCGGTGCGCGGTGCCCGCACGGAACGGACCCTCCAGTCATCCTCCTGA